The Salvelinus namaycush isolate Seneca chromosome 8, SaNama_1.0, whole genome shotgun sequence genome has a segment encoding these proteins:
- the LOC120052266 gene encoding tRNA (adenine(37)-N6)-methyltransferase-like isoform X2 has protein sequence MTSLQSALTHIGQSRSPKSQPGSQAELETQNSLEKGTIQTVPIGYISSCFSVKNGTPRQPTICGPSRATLQIQQSVFNNPEHSLVGLDNYSHVWVIFLFHKNGHLSYKAKVKPPRLNGQRVGVYSTRSPHRPNALGLTLAKLDRVTGDTLHLSEIDMIAGTPVLDIKPYISDYDSPHSRLDIDTDTYDSGVQPESASVPSEEGTTSVPSEEGTTSVEKLHSDSVASFSCTVDPQLDLGVERRDSHSADPRILYSKDKSKVHILHPGDASSFSAPKALGKDLTTVLGELNAYISEGHDRLTLGSSVGKSQASDGPKAKPLEPVEDSARPCYGEEAYSTIAGWIREPPVTSLEVRFTPHAERELEEFLAPINTESRDRPRFRFLRGPKEAAAAIRGILSADPRSVYRRSRCKDRLFFFTLDTADITCWFGQGFAEVLRVRLVAVGKELAVGKELAS, from the exons ATGACATCTCTCCAGTCTGCTTTGACACACATTGGCCAGAGTCGATCTCCAAAGAGTCAGCCGGGGTCACAGGCAGAACTAGAGACACAGAATTCACTTGAGAAAG GGACCATCCAGACAGTCCCCATAGGTTACATCAGCTCCTGTTTCTCAGTGAAGAATGGCACCCCCAGACAGCCAACCATATGTGGGCCCTCCAGGGCCACCCTTCAGATCCAGCAGAGTGTCTTCAACAACCCTGAACACTCACTGGTCGGCCTGGACAACTACTCTCATGTCTG GGTCATCTTCCTGTTCCATAAGAACGGCCACCTGAGTTATAAGGCTAAGGTGAAGCCACCCAGACTGAACGGCCAGAGGGTTGGGGTGTACTCCACACGTAGCCCCCACCGGCCCAACGCCCTGGGTCTGACCCTGGCCAAGCTGGACAGAGTCACAG GTGACACACTTCATCTGAGTGAGATAGACATGATCGCAGGCACCCCTGTCCTCGATATCAAACCCTACATCTCTGACTATGACTCCCCACACAGTAGACTGGACATTGACACGGATACTTATGACTCTGGCGTCCAACCTGAGAGCGCCAGTGTACCATCGGAAGAGGGGACCACCAGTGTACCATCAGAAGAGGGGACCACCAGTGTGGAGAAGCTGCATTCAGACTCAGTTGCTTCGTTCTCCTGTACTGTTGATCCCCAGTTGGACTTGGGGGTTGAGAGACGGGATAGTCATAGCGCAGACCCTAGAATACTCTACTCAAAAGACAAATCCAAAGTTCACATCCTCCATCCAGGCGATGCCTCCAGCTTTTCTGCTCCGAAAGCCTTGGGCAAAGACCTCACCACTGTGCTGGGGGAGCTCAACGCCTACATCAGCGAGGGACATGACCGCCTCACCCTGGGGAGCTCTGTAGGAAAGTCTCAGGCTTCAGATGGCCCTAAAGCCAAGCCATTGGAGCCAGTGGAGGATAGTGCTAGGCCCTGCTATGGGGAAGAGGCCTACAGCACCATCGCTGGCTGGATCAGGGAGCCTCCTGTGACCAGTCTGGAGGTGCGCTTCACCCcccatgcagagagagagctggaggagtTCCTTGCGCCCATCAATACAG AATCCCGTGACCGACCCAGGTTCCGGTTCCTGCGTGGTCCAAAAGAGGCTGCGGCCGCCATCAGAGGGATCCTATCTGCTGACCCCAGGTCAGTGTATCGGAGGAGCCGCTGTAAGGACAGACTCTTCTTCTTCACCTTGGACACGGCAGACATCACCTGCTGGTTTGGACAGGGCTTCGCTGAGGTGCTCCGGGTCAGACTCGTGGCCGTTGGAAAAGAACTGGCCGTTGGAAAAGAACTGGCCAGCTGA
- the LOC120052266 gene encoding tRNA (adenine(37)-N6)-methyltransferase-like isoform X1, which yields MSATCNCTEHVNKLNQQISVMRKEIKNLRQLLDSAVRSHRKHMTSLQSALTHIGQSRSPKSQPGSQAELETQNSLEKGTIQTVPIGYISSCFSVKNGTPRQPTICGPSRATLQIQQSVFNNPEHSLVGLDNYSHVWVIFLFHKNGHLSYKAKVKPPRLNGQRVGVYSTRSPHRPNALGLTLAKLDRVTGDTLHLSEIDMIAGTPVLDIKPYISDYDSPHSRLDIDTDTYDSGVQPESASVPSEEGTTSVPSEEGTTSVEKLHSDSVASFSCTVDPQLDLGVERRDSHSADPRILYSKDKSKVHILHPGDASSFSAPKALGKDLTTVLGELNAYISEGHDRLTLGSSVGKSQASDGPKAKPLEPVEDSARPCYGEEAYSTIAGWIREPPVTSLEVRFTPHAERELEEFLAPINTESRDRPRFRFLRGPKEAAAAIRGILSADPRSVYRRSRCKDRLFFFTLDTADITCWFGQGFAEVLRVRLVAVGKELAVGKELAS from the exons ATGTCTGCCACTTGCAACTGTACCGAGCATGTCAACAAACTCAACCAGCAGATATCTGTCATGCGAAAAGAAATCAAGAATCTCAG GCAATTGTTGGACAGTGCTGTTCGTTCTCATCGAAAACACATGACATCTCTCCAGTCTGCTTTGACACACATTGGCCAGAGTCGATCTCCAAAGAGTCAGCCGGGGTCACAGGCAGAACTAGAGACACAGAATTCACTTGAGAAAG GGACCATCCAGACAGTCCCCATAGGTTACATCAGCTCCTGTTTCTCAGTGAAGAATGGCACCCCCAGACAGCCAACCATATGTGGGCCCTCCAGGGCCACCCTTCAGATCCAGCAGAGTGTCTTCAACAACCCTGAACACTCACTGGTCGGCCTGGACAACTACTCTCATGTCTG GGTCATCTTCCTGTTCCATAAGAACGGCCACCTGAGTTATAAGGCTAAGGTGAAGCCACCCAGACTGAACGGCCAGAGGGTTGGGGTGTACTCCACACGTAGCCCCCACCGGCCCAACGCCCTGGGTCTGACCCTGGCCAAGCTGGACAGAGTCACAG GTGACACACTTCATCTGAGTGAGATAGACATGATCGCAGGCACCCCTGTCCTCGATATCAAACCCTACATCTCTGACTATGACTCCCCACACAGTAGACTGGACATTGACACGGATACTTATGACTCTGGCGTCCAACCTGAGAGCGCCAGTGTACCATCGGAAGAGGGGACCACCAGTGTACCATCAGAAGAGGGGACCACCAGTGTGGAGAAGCTGCATTCAGACTCAGTTGCTTCGTTCTCCTGTACTGTTGATCCCCAGTTGGACTTGGGGGTTGAGAGACGGGATAGTCATAGCGCAGACCCTAGAATACTCTACTCAAAAGACAAATCCAAAGTTCACATCCTCCATCCAGGCGATGCCTCCAGCTTTTCTGCTCCGAAAGCCTTGGGCAAAGACCTCACCACTGTGCTGGGGGAGCTCAACGCCTACATCAGCGAGGGACATGACCGCCTCACCCTGGGGAGCTCTGTAGGAAAGTCTCAGGCTTCAGATGGCCCTAAAGCCAAGCCATTGGAGCCAGTGGAGGATAGTGCTAGGCCCTGCTATGGGGAAGAGGCCTACAGCACCATCGCTGGCTGGATCAGGGAGCCTCCTGTGACCAGTCTGGAGGTGCGCTTCACCCcccatgcagagagagagctggaggagtTCCTTGCGCCCATCAATACAG AATCCCGTGACCGACCCAGGTTCCGGTTCCTGCGTGGTCCAAAAGAGGCTGCGGCCGCCATCAGAGGGATCCTATCTGCTGACCCCAGGTCAGTGTATCGGAGGAGCCGCTGTAAGGACAGACTCTTCTTCTTCACCTTGGACACGGCAGACATCACCTGCTGGTTTGGACAGGGCTTCGCTGAGGTGCTCCGGGTCAGACTCGTGGCCGTTGGAAAAGAACTGGCCGTTGGAAAAGAACTGGCCAGCTGA